ATATATTCGCCTTTTTATGTAATGCTATCCAAGAACAATGTTTCGTCTTCTAAGTGACCACCAACTTTGAGGTCCAGAATctagaaaactaattatttaaaactaaaatattcagGGGAATATTGTTCAAAAATGTTGTTCAGGTTTCAAACTTGTCCAATTAACATTTTCCAGAAATATCGCTTGTTTTGGCACTGATGACTGAAACACTGAtcaaatttgtatattatttgaGTTATTGAAGTTTTGAGAGATAAATAATTCTTTGAGATAAGAAGCttcaattttagattttaagtcTTCGCTTTCCATATTATCCAGGGTTATGGAATAGCAATCATAAGAGTTAACATACTCATCATCCTTTAAATAATTAGCTTACTACGCTATTGCATTACTCTCATTGATATCACCATCACCTTCATCAGGATATCTCCTTATCTTTTTACTCTTAATTTAACAGCATCATTTCAATacactataattttaataatctttatACTGGTTCTCTTTGTCATGGTTGTCAAGGAGTTACTCAAGTGTTTTTCATGAGTGATGCACCCTTGCTCCTTTTATACTCGATTAAAATTTCATCAATGAATTtagcacatttttttattaaaataattacgttaaaaatcaatgttttattGAGGAGAGCGAGAAACAACCCAGAAAACTGGTCGTGATAAAACAGTGAGTGTTTAAACTACAGATGATGAGTAAATTGCTCTAGAATCCATACTTTGAAGCTTATCATATTAATTAGCTTCTGATGCAAATGACAGCAATGCACCCACATCAACATCTATagctaagttaaaaaaaactcaaagtCTTGACACGTTTAATTCCCTAACAAAAtatcatacaaaataaataataacacacATACTACACATCAACTACTTAAACGTGGTAAGAGATGGCGGGGGAAGAGTAAGCGAACTTAGCGACAGCCGGGGCGGCAGAGTAAGCGATTGGGGCGGCATGAGCGATCGTGGAAGCTGAACTGTAGGCACGAGAGATGGGCGCACCGTAAGCTGGAGCTGAGTAGGCCAGATGGCCGGCTGGTGCTGAGTAAGCGAGGTGGGCGGCCGGAGCAGCGATTTTACCGTAGGCGACAGAGGCGGGGGCGGCATAGGCTACTGGGGCGGCTACTCTAGCGATTGCTGGAGCAGGGGCGGCGTAGGCTACGGGGGTGGCTACTTTAGCAATAGCTGGGGCAGGGGCGGCGTAGGCTACGGGGGCGGCTACTCTAGCTATAGCTGGGGCAGGGGCGGCGTAGGCGACTGGGGCGTGAGCTACGGCTTTGACAGCTACGGCAGCGGGCTCTTTGTGTACTACGGCGTTGAATCCGTTGAGTGGGTCAGCAGTGTAGTCTACGGTTCTCCTGGTGCCTATCCagatattaaacaataaaaaatgcagTTGTAAGAAGTGATTTTTGGTCTTACCATCGGGTTCAACAAGGGAGTAGCTGCCCTGGACAACGTCTCCGTCTCTGGTTTCCACTTGGCTCTTGCTGTCCCCGGTAAGACCGTCCTGGACGTTGTATCCGTAGCTGTATTGGGGATGGGGGTCGTATTCTTCAGCTGGGGCGGCTACTACGGCTTTGGCTACGGGGGCGGCATAAGCCAAAGGTGCTGCCGGGGCGGCGGAGTAAGCCAAGGCGGGGGCGGCGGCGTGGAGAAGGTTTCCAGCGTTGGCGTAAGCAAGAAGGGCGGCAAAAGCTACGAACTAAACATGGAGGTGGAGTATTAGGGAATTTGATGGTAATAGAAGAAGATACATACAGAAAGGACGACAAGGGggttaaaaagcaaacaaattACCAGTAGATAGTGAATAAAGTAGAGAAGAATAGAGGGAAGGAAAAGAGAAATTCCAAATGGATCAATGTACTTTGGCATCTATTTACTCCCTATTAATCTTCTttgtcgtattttttttaattgaagattttgaatgaaaaaccaaaaaaagtcGATAGAAATAAATGGTGAATGCACCaggaaaatagaattttaaaaagaccTCTAAAATATAACGTCAGCTTAGTGTTGCCTTTTCAAAATTCTATTCACCCGGTGCATTCGCCattttcttttgtaattttaattttttcactttattcctaaaagaaaaaatctcaCAAAAGATCAATAGCCGACggtcattcattttttttttgcttggcgcattcaccaatttattccATGAcgttctcgttttttttttgaatttaagcattttggaaatataaaaaaatccacgaagtcaatattcaaaagAAGGCTAAAGGTTGATGATGGCCTCGAAAAACCAAAACGTTACATTGAACGAATCTTCAAACattatttttcgaatttattcGTTAACTTGCCTAGCGCTTTcaccattttcttttttgaccGTTTTCGTTTTACGTGGGGGTGAAAATCGTTAGGAAGTTGATAGTTCCTAAAGACCGAAACGTAGTTTTTTTTCCCCGTAagtattttccagaaatttgaaaaaaaaatatttcaagcatTTCTTGGGATTTCTTCAATGTATGAAATAACGCTTAAAATACCTGGATTAAGACtggaaacttaattttaaaaatttggaataattattctttccaggcatttaaagttttcatttttattttattctaggaaTTTGGaataacttccttaattttaaaaatttgaaataataattttttccaggcatttaaagttttctttctttatttcattCCGGGAatttggaataatatttttttgtgttttaggCATctgaaataatgtaaaaataaatatctggaTTGAAAGCTTCAAAAAATAGTCCGGCGCCTCCACCAATTTATTCTGCCACGTaatcgattaattttttttataagaaacgAATTTTTAATCCTAATCTAGCTTTCTTAACTATTTGATACATTCTGATAAtttgaaaatcttaaaatctcaaaaaatcaatatcaaaaacaaacaaattgatgataacttttataaaaggcaaaaacacaaaatctaggGCATCACAGAAACCATTAATAAAATGacatatcattttatttaatataacatttacatTTTTCGAGTTAAATTGATGATAATCCTAAAAAAGACAACTGAAACCTTGCAGGAAAACATCggttatttaaagaaaaatttcaaatattatttttccaattgttcaatttttgtttgtaaatttgGCACACATGAGATCGAGcaaaaaaactgattaaaaaaattatttacgatgTCTGGAAAAGGTATGGTGCGTGCctggaaaagttaaaaaagtccGACAAACTtacaaatctattttaaatgcaaagaaaatataaaaaaaataaatggaatgcctggaataaaataaaaaatatcttcaaagtttttcagattttaagctcgaatttttatgtaattaaattataaatttaaaaaacaaataatgaatGAATAGTAATGATTTGATTAGcaaacaaaacaattattgagaaattatttagACTAATTACTAAGATCAATCCAAtcataagttttttaaagatttaagtttgattatacataaaaaacaattcaaagcTTATTCCTAAgacagtgaaaaaaaataagaagtaaGACCAAgcattaaggaaaaaaaatataaaatcaagaCTAAGACCTCATTttataattaagattttataaGGAGATGAATCTGGtgaagaattggaagtgaaagGTAAGAAAGGAAGCAATTAATGACAGAtatgtgaaaaataattattcaagaGAATATTTAAGTTCAAATGAAGGAGTATACTAAAAAAGACTGGATGGTGAAAATATCATGCAAAGAAGTAGAAGAACAAATAGTAGAGAAACAAAGAAAAAGGAACGAACTGAAAGAAGCAATAAGTATGAAACAAATAATTGACTAATTAAAAAGgaggaaaaaattcaattaatatgACTTTTAATTAATCTTACTCTAAACGCCATTTTAATACTGCTACTGTATGTAAGTAAACACGAACGAAAGCAAAAGTTGTACTGATAACCCTTGAGTGCCGCAGGGTCTCTTTTATATCCATTACTCCCGTGTAGGTACTCGCGAAAAATTAAAACCGAAAAAACCGGTAAAATTCGTGAATGAATCGCCTTATTATGTCACAACACGCAAAGAACGaggcattttttgaattttgttaatttaatactGTCAAGGGCGACTTGGTGCACAGGCAGACAGGCTGATTACGGTGCGGATTAAAAGTCACCTGcatgccaataattttttttttaaggtttcgaTCAAGATCGGAGAAAAAGGGTAGAATGATCAGCGGCGGATcaactatttaataataataataacatacaACACTAATATATTATTCATACAAATTTGCTTAATGCAATAGTAATGACTTAATAAAGTTAATACGCATATAAAATTATCTaaggaataatttatttagaatgtattattgtgttttctttttcttttactacAATGGATCTTCAGGTGTATTGTCAAAACACTAGAGGTTTAAGGTCTAAGTTAAATGATTCTTTCTtttcttagttattttttgcattaataAAAGCTAGTTAAATAAGAGTATATCTGATGGAGAactatttgatttaaataaatacactaTATTTCTATCTATTCTGTAATAATGACTAGGAAATGCTATGAATTGTTCAACACCCGCAGTCAAAGAAGATCATCCTGCCATGGAATTTTTACTTCCTCTTAAATACCTAAACAACTGtttgttttaagttaaaaatatcaaattttaatgaaataaataataaattatacaaatttttttggaataatatactaaatattaaaaatagttataattaatgaaatacattttataatatctttaatgatataattaaagaaaatgtacCACTTGTTGATCAAACTAAGTTATATCCACATTATTTTTCAATCATAGTGGCAACGGCATAGGCAATAATTAAAGTAGTCAAAGGAAACAAtaagtttcataaaaaatgaaaaattatgtgATTTCGATAAGTATATAAACCACGAAATAAGAACCACCTcaaaaaaaatagcaatttgTTCACTTATTACTTTAAATCTGTTTTTGTGAAGGCACCCAAAACATTAATTAGTAATTGTTACAAAAATAACGTTATatacactcgccggcacaaaattccgccactgatgttttataaattttttattttttatcagattctcacgattttgccatcagtttttagatacatttgttgtgattttttaaaatcattttgtaaaatagcatttttcgattaggctatattatacaggagtaaaacaaactgttgttttttctcgtaatttcaaaagaccctgtaggaaaattaaggtggataattctgtttacatactgttccttgtaatctttgatatattctaaaaatttcgatttttgattcatttcaTTATATCATTTGTGCTgtgagctgcaaattttttataaattaataagaatattaattaataaaataaataaataaaaataaataataagttaatttaataagatTGATTGTCCTAATTTAATCCAATATCTGAAAATCAATATTCAACCACGCCAATTAAGCTGTAGTAACCTTTTCCTCCTACGTTTTTGAAACCAAATAGAACCAAATTCTTACTATGAAAATCTAAACCTGGATTTGTTTTGTAATACTCAAAATCAGCTAAATGTTCCAAACAATCTTCTATCactgtattgtaatttttttactggaatAATTGCCtgttgtaaattattatttttagtgaatGGACCAAATGAAGACTCCTTCCTTAGTGatgcaaatattattttgagaacaatttaaaaaaaaaatgaattctcaatattaaaaaaattgtactaaaataaacaacttacatctattttttttaaatgtaaaatttcttAACTTGAAAGTGACGCATCTGGGTCAAGTTGCCGCTTTTCTTTCAAGGATTCGCCGCCCTTCTACGGGTTCTTTTCTCGAAGCCGCCCAGACGCCCGATCAtggttattaaagaaaaaaaaaattaaataaaaatttgtaaattaagtCACCGATGCGGTTTTGTGGTTAATTGTAGGTCACCTGGTCCTTATGTCGGTCGCGCATTGTGCACGTTTgacattttaggaaaaattattgaatttcgCTATATTAATGGGCGTATGTTATATACGTAATAATTTTACTGGTCAATTTTAAAAGAGTTGAATTGGACGAAAGTAAGtagacaaaaaatatacagggaattgaggaaaatataaattttgttttgaaaaaggTTTCTTGAGAGGCCCATAATTTCAAAAACAGAAGTGTTAGactattgaaaatttgtactaaTATTACTCAATTAATTGAACATCTacttcagcgttttttgaaaaatatacaggaaaacGAAcacaagattttaaaattattgcccAAAACTCAGTCAAGACAAAATATTTAGGGAATTAAGAGGAATACTGTTTTTTTATACagtattcaaaattgaactaaaCTACACCTCATTTTACTTTAGTAAAATTTTATGGAATCCATTAATTAGTCTCGAAATTGTACAATTTAGTAATAGTACAATCACGTGTCAGTTTGACAACTAATTGTACTGACACTAAACTGTACGGAAACTTACTTAAATTACTTTGAAATTACATTTACTATGAATATCTCTTGGTGTTGTAAGACCTTTGGCAACAAGTTTATTTAGTACAATTTGAATACATTTACATATTCATATTTCTATACATtttgaatagaaaaaaaaatatttattttatcaaagtACAAGTAATAATACATACATTTCCTTTGGAAAATGTATGTGTTATTAACAGCAAAAAACATAGAAGCCCTAATTGAGCATTAATTATAGAcaagatattttgatttactaACTATTTATTTCTGACTTTACAATGCAAGTAGATAAAATATTCTCAATTTTATTACATCAAAAATTTGTGAATTTCAAAAGAATTATATTGGAAATTTTGGATGCTGTGTAATATATAGtgttatttattctttattttccatTCAGTAGTAACTTAGCAACAAATTAGAGTAAAAATAGATACCAGTTTCCTTATACATCAAATCAATAAAGAATCTTATTGTttactataatatatttttttaaataatttctttggtGATAAATAGTACAAACTCGGTTTTGGATAAAAGTTTTGTAGACAATATTTATTAGCTGTAGCCTCTGGCCTTGGATAAAGgtgtttttagtacaattattttaattaaaataatcagacatttttcaagtaatttttataatttttcaggcagtttattaggaaaaattaaatttctttctaATTGCTTTTCCGACAGTTAAGGTCTTTCCTAATTCTTCCAAGTATTTGAGGTAATTTCTTAGTTCCtttaggtaattaattaaaatttcaaatatgtgGACTTAAAAAACGATCCCAGTGCCGggaaaacaattaaatattgaCGTACTTGACCTATTTCCTAGATAGTTTTAAGtacgtcaactgcctggaaaaattgaattctttaattttatttaaagcagtTAAGGTCCTTTcacaatttttccaggcaagaatttaaaaatgcctgaaaattaattgatgtttttaggCAGTTAGTTTATTAAGACACTTAAAGTCGTTTTTCACTTCTTACAAGCAGTTAAAGATTTAAACCCTTAGGTATAtcgaattaaaataaagaattccATTGCCTGGACAATAAACAATTGAATAATTCTGAGAAAATGGCATCAACTGTTTGTTAAAAGCTTGAAATGCGTTCGGTTACTTGAAAAAAATGTGCCTAAGAAACGGTTTTTAGAACTTGAAAGCTGGAAGGTCTCCAATCCTCCAGACGTTTTAAAATCCTACTCGACTGCACCAATTACGTTAAAGCTGaggaaaacaatattttaagaaagcaacatttatttaaaacaccaaagtaaaaaaaaactagaataaaGGAAAGTTACGAACTAAATAAAGAACTGCGACTACTTATATTTATGAACTTCTTCGAGTgtgtttttgaaatttcatacgttttttttttaaattgtttaacaagaattttttggttttttggccTAAATCATTTTTGTAAGGGATGTTTTTTTAAGCCTGAACAAAAAGGTATATTGtagatttattatatatattattatagctAAAATTTACTGTTAAACAAATAATTGGCATTTTTTGTTGGAGAAAATCATGAAATACCTGTaatcaaaaaagtaaaatatctcAGACAGTAcgttaaattttacaattttgattAATGCAATCGATAGCTTTTTTAAGCATAAACAGAAAagtatttaacatattttttccaagaattagtattaaagaagttattggcattttttgcatattttttaccagaattgcctggaataaaaacggACAATTTCCCAAAACCTATGGaactaaaaacaaaatcttttaaataaaacttttgtcgAACATTAAAGGTTATACTCGgcaaaaggaatttttaatttattttccatacagtgggagaaaatcatGAAATGCCTGCAATCAAAAAAGGCAATTATCACAGACTGTATGAAAAACttcgaaatttttattcttgCAATAGATGTATTTTTTAATCACAAACAAATAAGTATTCTacgcaatatttttaaaataaattaataaacaagttatgggcattttttTGTCCAAAATAGTCTGaaaaaacctctatttttttttcagcaatacaaaaaatataactcACTCTCCATATAGGATAAAGGAGACAGTAGAgaacttcttaaaaaataaaacaaaatcacaTATCTTGCCTCGACTTTTCGCagtcatttaattaaaataataaataacaattaaaaaaaatacattatatacAAATTGAAATTAATACAGACAGTTGAGCCATATCACAGTCCTAGTGATGGTAAGAAACCACGGGGGAAGAGTAAGCGAAGTTGGAGAACGAGGGACCGGCTGCATAAGCTACCGGGGCGGCCACTTTAGTAGCGATAGCTGGGGCAGCGGCATAAGCAGCTACGGGCGCTGGATGAGCGTAAGCAGCACGGGCGGCATAAGCTACTGGGGCTGGGTGAGCGTAGGCAGCGGGGGCGGCATAAGCTACTGGGGCTGGGTGAGCGTAGGCAGCGGGGGCGGCATAAGCTACTGGGGCTGGGTGAGCGTAGGCAGCAGGGGCGGCATATGCTACCGGGGCGGCTACCTTAGCAATAGCGGGGGCGGCAGCGTAAGCTACGGGAGCTGGGTGAGCGTAGGCAGCAGGGGCGGCATAAGCCACGGGGGCGGAGTGAGCTACGGCGACTGGGGCGGCTACTTTAGCGATGGCTGGGGCGGCAGCTACGGTCTTGACAGCTACCGCGGCTGGTTCTTTATGTACTACGGCGTTGAATCCGTTGACCGGGTCAGCGGTATAGTCTACGGTCCTTCTGGTtcctaaaacaataaaatttgcaTTGAAACCGACTTGAATAGATGAATTTATAGACTTACC
The genomic region above belongs to Anthonomus grandis grandis chromosome 6, icAntGran1.3, whole genome shotgun sequence and contains:
- the LOC126737976 gene encoding cuticle protein 21-like, whose translation is MAFKFVAFATLLAYAQAGNLLHTAAPAVAYSAAPAYAAPIAKAVVAAPAEEYDPNPQYSYGYDVQDGLTGDSKSQSETRNGDVVQGSYSLIESDGTRRTVDYTADPVNGFNAVVHKEPAAVAVKTVAAAPAIAKVAAPVAVAHSAPVAYAAPAAYAHPAPVAYAAAPAIAKVAAPVAYAAPAAYAHPAPVAYAAPAAYAHPAPVAYAAPAAYAHPAPVAYAARAAYAHPAPVAAYAAAPAIATKVAAPVAYAAGPSFSNFAYSSPVVSYHH